Proteins encoded within one genomic window of Haladaptatus sp. QDMS2:
- the pstC gene encoding phosphate ABC transporter permease subunit PstC, with amino-acid sequence MTTRVANSPRERLIRWFFFACAAVSVLTTLGIILALVGDAARFFRVTGTTLMGIAPEQTVTFTQFFLGETWAPAIRPVQFGVLPLIAGTLTVMVGSALVALPLGLATAIYLSEYASSSVRSVLKPLLEVLAGVPTVVYGIFALIYITPALKTFIPQLGTFNALSASLMVGIMIIPMVSSISEDAMSAVPDSLRQAGYGLGATKFDVSTGIVIPAAISGIASSFILALSRAIGETMIVVVAAGATPKLVNPLLPNAYLESIQTMTAAMIQLGVGDIAAQGPAYRSLFAIGLTLFVITLAMNFVSNLIAQHYRESYE; translated from the coding sequence ATGACCACGCGTGTCGCGAATTCGCCGAGAGAGCGGCTAATTCGGTGGTTTTTCTTCGCGTGTGCGGCCGTATCGGTGTTGACCACGCTCGGAATCATCCTCGCGCTCGTGGGCGACGCGGCGAGGTTCTTCCGGGTTACGGGCACGACGCTGATGGGCATCGCACCGGAACAGACCGTTACGTTCACGCAGTTCTTCCTCGGTGAAACGTGGGCACCGGCGATTAGGCCGGTTCAGTTCGGTGTGCTTCCGCTCATCGCCGGCACACTCACCGTGATGGTTGGGTCCGCACTCGTCGCCCTTCCGCTCGGACTCGCCACGGCAATTTACCTGAGCGAGTACGCGAGCTCGTCCGTTCGCTCGGTGCTCAAACCGCTCCTCGAAGTGCTTGCCGGGGTCCCAACCGTCGTCTACGGGATTTTTGCACTCATCTACATCACCCCCGCGCTCAAGACGTTCATCCCGCAACTCGGCACGTTCAACGCGCTCTCTGCGTCGCTCATGGTCGGTATCATGATTATCCCGATGGTCTCTTCTATCAGCGAAGACGCGATGAGCGCGGTGCCAGACTCGCTCCGACAGGCCGGATACGGCCTCGGAGCCACCAAGTTCGACGTCTCGACTGGCATCGTCATCCCGGCGGCAATTTCGGGTATCGCCTCCTCGTTCATTCTCGCTCTGTCTCGCGCAATCGGGGAGACGATGATTGTGGTCGTCGCCGCGGGTGCGACGCCAAAACTCGTGAATCCGCTCCTGCCGAACGCCTACCTCGAATCGATTCAGACGATGACTGCAGCCATGATTCAACTCGGCGTCGGCGACATCGCGGCCCAGGGACCGGCCTACCGCAGCCTGTTCGCGATTGGGCTCACCCTGTTCGTCATCACGCTCGCTATGAACTTCGTCAGTAACCTCATCGCACAACACTACCGGGAGAGCTACGAATAA
- the pstA gene encoding phosphate ABC transporter permease PstA, which translates to MATQTGTQQQTDFGQVSRTKGIIFKNALLASALIGIVSLATLLVYVTLDAVRPETASTGWSITYLAYVLVALGTVGYFSLRNREGLQVGFSTTGLPIAGVMLGAAILVIFVDVLDDDVWFYHMVGFALAGALVYAHRKLRSSSSAYERLLVGLVVFGYVMLGIPGYFYSVPEILLIFVPFEPVRWFSLLSTFSVAAAILTGRYMAGKYDSQRTGLIAGALVFGASLVSTFAFMFAGLDPSIGTIFALTVGVPTALYVEHLYSDPESVGSRSGLLIPVVVLAGLLVVETLVGVLGFAGPEAWIDWQFLTSLPHPEAEQAGIYPALVGSVMLMAVVVVLAFPIGVGAAVYLEEYAPDNRYTRFIQLNIANLAGVPSVVYGLLGLGLFINFLNMGIGSVLVGGITLSLLILPIVIISSQEAIRAVPDSLRQASYGMGATKWQTIREVVLPRSIPGILTGTILAIGRALGETAPLIMIAAPTVTYSVPAKLSDAASAMPLMIFNWADRPQDDFQYGVLAAGVVTVLVVLLTMNSIAIVLRNRYQSEN; encoded by the coding sequence ATGGCGACACAGACTGGCACCCAGCAACAGACGGACTTCGGGCAAGTGAGCCGCACGAAGGGCATCATCTTCAAAAACGCGCTGCTCGCTTCGGCCCTCATCGGTATCGTCTCGCTCGCCACGCTGCTCGTGTACGTCACCTTAGACGCGGTTCGACCGGAAACCGCGAGTACGGGTTGGTCTATCACCTACCTCGCGTACGTCCTCGTCGCGCTCGGGACGGTTGGCTACTTCTCGCTTCGAAACAGAGAGGGGCTTCAGGTCGGATTTTCCACCACCGGCCTCCCAATCGCCGGCGTCATGCTCGGCGCGGCGATTCTCGTCATCTTCGTGGACGTGTTGGACGACGACGTGTGGTTCTACCACATGGTCGGCTTCGCTCTCGCTGGCGCACTCGTCTACGCTCACCGAAAGCTTCGCTCGTCGTCGAGCGCTTACGAGCGCCTGCTCGTTGGCCTCGTCGTGTTCGGCTATGTGATGCTCGGCATTCCGGGATACTTCTACAGCGTTCCAGAAATTCTGCTCATCTTCGTACCATTCGAACCCGTCCGATGGTTCTCCCTACTCTCGACGTTCAGCGTCGCGGCGGCGATTCTCACGGGCCGATACATGGCTGGGAAGTACGACAGCCAACGAACGGGACTCATCGCCGGCGCGCTCGTGTTCGGGGCCTCGCTCGTGAGCACCTTCGCGTTCATGTTCGCCGGTCTCGACCCGAGCATCGGGACGATTTTCGCACTCACCGTCGGCGTGCCGACGGCGCTCTACGTCGAACACCTGTACAGCGATCCTGAATCCGTCGGGTCGCGGTCTGGACTGCTCATCCCCGTCGTCGTCCTCGCCGGTCTGCTCGTGGTCGAAACCCTCGTCGGCGTGCTCGGCTTCGCCGGTCCGGAGGCGTGGATCGACTGGCAGTTCCTCACGAGCCTGCCCCATCCCGAAGCCGAGCAGGCAGGGATTTACCCAGCGCTCGTCGGCTCCGTGATGCTAATGGCCGTCGTCGTCGTGCTCGCGTTCCCAATCGGCGTCGGCGCGGCAGTGTACTTAGAAGAGTACGCCCCGGACAACCGCTACACGCGGTTCATCCAGCTCAACATCGCGAACCTCGCCGGCGTTCCGTCGGTCGTGTACGGCCTGCTCGGACTCGGCCTGTTCATCAACTTCCTGAACATGGGTATCGGGTCCGTGCTCGTCGGCGGGATTACGCTGTCACTGCTCATCCTGCCAATCGTCATCATCTCCTCGCAGGAAGCGATTCGCGCCGTGCCAGACTCGCTTCGGCAGGCGTCCTACGGGATGGGCGCGACGAAGTGGCAGACCATCCGCGAGGTCGTCCTCCCCCGGTCGATTCCGGGCATCCTCACCGGGACGATTCTCGCCATCGGTCGCGCACTCGGCGAAACCGCGCCGCTCATCATGATTGCCGCTCCGACGGTCACCTACTCGGTTCCGGCGAAGCTCTCTGACGCGGCCAGCGCGATGCCGCTCATGATCTTCAACTGGGCGGACCGGCCACAGGACGACTTCCAGTATGGTGTGCTCGCGGCGGGCGTCGTGACGGTGCTCGTCGTCCTCCTGACGATGAACTCCATCGCGATTGTGCTCCGCAACAGGTATCAGAGCGAGAACTAA
- the pstB gene encoding phosphate ABC transporter ATP-binding protein PstB: MSQENMTSNEEVETDDPTNDGMLLETDVTAGLSGDASSLSTGRAVVEARDINVFYHDDQALQNIDLAIPEKQVTALIGPSGCGKSTFLRCINRMNDLIDAARVEGELLLEGKNVYDDDVDPVALRRRVGMVFQHPNPFPKSIYDNVAYGLKIQGKTDNMDEKVENALKAAALWDEVKDRLDESGLELSGGQQQRLCIARAIAVDPEVILMDEPASALDPVATSQIEDLIEELSEQYTVIIVTHNMQQAARISDKTAVFLTGGELVEFDDTNKIFENPESQRVEDYITGKFG; this comes from the coding sequence ATGTCACAAGAGAATATGACTTCGAACGAAGAGGTAGAGACAGACGACCCAACCAACGACGGGATGTTGCTCGAAACAGACGTCACTGCCGGTCTCTCGGGCGACGCCTCCTCGTTGAGTACGGGTCGCGCAGTCGTCGAAGCACGCGACATCAACGTGTTTTACCACGACGACCAGGCACTACAGAACATCGACCTCGCCATCCCCGAAAAGCAGGTCACGGCGCTCATCGGCCCCTCGGGCTGTGGGAAGTCCACCTTCCTGCGCTGTATCAACCGCATGAACGACCTCATCGACGCCGCGCGCGTCGAGGGCGAACTCCTGCTCGAGGGCAAGAACGTCTACGACGACGACGTGGACCCCGTGGCGCTCCGTCGCCGCGTCGGCATGGTGTTCCAGCACCCGAACCCGTTCCCGAAGAGCATCTACGACAACGTCGCCTACGGGCTGAAGATTCAGGGCAAGACCGACAACATGGACGAGAAGGTCGAAAACGCCCTCAAAGCCGCGGCCCTCTGGGACGAGGTCAAAGACCGCCTCGACGAATCCGGGCTCGAACTCTCGGGTGGCCAACAACAGCGCCTCTGTATCGCCCGCGCTATCGCCGTGGACCCGGAAGTCATCCTGATGGACGAACCGGCGAGTGCGCTCGACCCCGTCGCAACCTCGCAAATCGAGGACCTCATCGAGGAACTCTCCGAGCAGTACACCGTCATCATCGTCACCCACAACATGCAGCAGGCAGCGCGCATCTCTGACAAGACGGCGGTGTTCCTGACCGGCGGGGAACTCGTCGAGTTCGACGACACGAACAAAATCTTCGAGAACCCCGAGAGCCAGCGGGTCGAAGATTACATTACTGGCAAGTTCGGATAA
- the phoU gene encoding phosphate signaling complex protein PhoU, whose product MARQTFQEQMGTLREDVLYMSEVVLERLRMGLDALEQKDRELAQEVIDGDDEVNQLYLDLEQDCIDLIALQQPVASDLRFIASSFKIITDLERIADLATNLGQYTLSASRDMFPEVDIQEIGSFTMEMVEDAMDAYADNDADATFEISERDDELDALCERASSLVVRDLIETEVDDATSEKEVEKLMQDVSRLLLTIRDLERVGDHAVNISARTLYMVENDDTLIY is encoded by the coding sequence ATGGCACGACAAACGTTCCAAGAGCAGATGGGGACGCTCCGAGAGGACGTTCTCTACATGAGCGAGGTCGTCCTCGAACGGCTCCGCATGGGCTTAGACGCCTTAGAACAGAAAGACCGCGAACTCGCCCAGGAAGTCATCGACGGCGACGACGAGGTCAACCAGCTCTATCTTGACTTAGAACAGGACTGCATCGACCTCATCGCCCTCCAGCAGCCAGTCGCCTCCGACCTGCGCTTTATCGCCTCTTCGTTCAAAATCATCACCGACTTAGAGCGCATCGCGGACCTCGCGACCAACCTCGGCCAGTATACCCTCTCTGCTTCCCGGGACATGTTCCCCGAAGTCGACATCCAGGAAATCGGCTCCTTCACCATGGAAATGGTCGAAGACGCCATGGACGCCTACGCCGACAACGACGCCGACGCAACCTTCGAAATCTCCGAACGCGACGACGAACTCGACGCACTCTGTGAGCGCGCCTCCAGCCTCGTCGTCCGCGACCTCATCGAGACCGAAGTCGACGACGCAACCAGCGAGAAAGAAGTCGAGAAACTCATGCAGGACGTTTCCCGACTCCTCCTCACCATCCGCGACTTAGAACGCGTCGGCGACCACGCAGTCAACATCTCGGCCCGGACGCTCTACATGGTCGAGAACGACGACACCCTGATCTACTGA
- a CDS encoding putative quinol monooxygenase → MANPIVFRSTHRIKDGKAAEYKELIQSVTKQLEQDKPGTVVHLSYFNEDETEVTTIHVFPDAAAMDAHMGGVDDRVKKAAELLEFKLYEVFGEPNEEALAVLEGTPGTTLTHIPDFAGGYLRPGATQPAA, encoded by the coding sequence ATGGCAAACCCAATCGTATTTAGAAGCACGCATCGCATCAAGGACGGCAAAGCCGCCGAGTACAAGGAACTCATTCAGTCGGTGACGAAGCAGTTAGAACAGGACAAGCCCGGGACCGTCGTGCACCTCTCGTACTTCAACGAAGACGAGACGGAGGTGACCACGATTCACGTGTTCCCGGACGCGGCCGCGATGGACGCCCACATGGGCGGCGTCGATGACCGCGTAAAGAAGGCCGCAGAACTCCTCGAATTCAAGCTGTACGAAGTATTCGGTGAACCAAACGAGGAGGCACTCGCCGTATTAGAAGGGACGCCTGGGACTACGCTTACCCACATTCCGGACTTCGCGGGTGGATACCTCCGACCCGGAGCGACGCAACCGGCAGCGTGA
- a CDS encoding CDC48 family AAA ATPase, translating to MNEVQLEVAKAYPNDSGRGIARLDPDTLLHLKLSPGDIIQIEGGDVTAAKVWRADRQDWNTDTVRIDGFTRQNADVGIGERVTIRKAEAKKAEKLVLAPPEDASVQFGSDAAGMVKRQILKRPVVERDIVPVMSSTNHPFMRSPGQAIPLIAVETDPEGVVLITEDTEVELREEPISGFEKTGGGITYEDIGGLQQEIQRVREMVELPMKHPQIFKKLGIEPPQGVLLHGPPGTGKTLLAKAVANETSASFFSIAGPEIISKYYGESEQQLREIFEDAAEESPSIIFIDELDSIAPKREDVTGEVERRVVAQLLTMMDGLEARGNVIVIAATNRVDSVDPALRRPGRFDREIEIGVPDEEGRKEILQVHTRGMPLADDVSLDGLAEETHGFVGADIESLTKEAAMKALRRYLPEIDLDEEDIPPSLIDRMIIKWSDFRGALTEVDPSAMREVLVELPKITWDDVGGLAEAKQNVKESVEWPMNSPEKFTRMGIDPPAGVLLYGPPGTGKTLIAKAVANETNANFISVRGPQLLSKWVGESEKAIRQTFRKARQVAPTVIFFDELDSLAPSRGRDVGSNVSERVVNQLLTELDGLEDRGNVMVIAATNRPDMIDPALIRSGRFDRLVLIGEPSEEGREEILEIHTKNMPLAADVSLKEIAEITEGYVGSDLESIAREAAIQALREDDDADVVEMRHFRKAMENVRPTINDDMMEYFERMKDEFKGGATEPTAGRHSRIGFQ from the coding sequence ATGAATGAAGTTCAACTAGAGGTCGCGAAAGCGTACCCAAATGACTCGGGCCGGGGCATCGCCCGCCTCGACCCGGATACGCTGTTACATTTGAAGCTCAGCCCGGGCGATATCATCCAAATCGAGGGCGGCGATGTGACGGCGGCGAAGGTGTGGCGGGCGGACCGGCAGGACTGGAACACTGATACGGTCCGTATCGACGGGTTCACCCGACAGAACGCAGACGTCGGCATCGGCGAGCGGGTCACCATCCGCAAAGCCGAGGCGAAGAAGGCAGAGAAACTGGTCCTCGCCCCACCAGAGGATGCGAGCGTCCAGTTCGGCTCCGACGCGGCCGGCATGGTCAAGCGCCAGATTCTGAAGCGCCCGGTGGTCGAGCGCGACATCGTCCCCGTAATGTCGAGCACGAACCACCCGTTCATGCGCTCTCCCGGCCAGGCCATCCCGCTCATCGCCGTCGAGACGGACCCAGAAGGCGTCGTCCTCATCACCGAGGACACGGAGGTCGAACTCCGCGAGGAGCCAATCAGCGGCTTCGAGAAGACCGGCGGTGGCATCACCTACGAGGACATCGGTGGCCTCCAACAAGAGATTCAGCGCGTCCGCGAGATGGTCGAACTGCCGATGAAGCATCCCCAGATATTCAAGAAACTGGGCATCGAGCCACCGCAAGGTGTGCTCCTGCACGGCCCGCCGGGGACGGGCAAGACGCTGCTCGCCAAAGCCGTCGCCAACGAAACCAGCGCGAGTTTCTTCTCCATCGCTGGTCCTGAGATTATCTCCAAGTACTACGGCGAATCCGAACAGCAACTGCGCGAAATCTTCGAAGACGCCGCAGAGGAGTCGCCATCTATCATCTTCATCGACGAACTCGACTCCATCGCGCCAAAGCGCGAGGACGTGACCGGGGAAGTCGAACGCCGCGTCGTCGCCCAGTTGCTCACGATGATGGACGGCTTAGAAGCCCGGGGCAACGTCATCGTCATCGCGGCGACCAACCGCGTCGATTCCGTGGACCCCGCCCTCCGCAGACCAGGCCGCTTCGACCGCGAAATCGAAATCGGCGTTCCCGACGAGGAAGGCCGCAAGGAAATCCTACAGGTCCACACTCGCGGGATGCCCCTCGCAGACGACGTGAGTCTCGACGGACTCGCAGAGGAGACCCACGGCTTCGTCGGTGCCGACATCGAGTCGCTCACGAAGGAAGCCGCGATGAAGGCCCTCCGGCGGTACCTGCCTGAAATCGACTTAGACGAAGAGGACATTCCGCCGTCGCTCATCGACCGCATGATTATCAAGTGGTCCGACTTCCGGGGCGCGCTCACGGAAGTGGACCCCTCGGCGATGCGCGAGGTGCTCGTCGAACTCCCGAAGATTACCTGGGACGACGTCGGCGGCCTCGCAGAGGCCAAGCAGAACGTCAAGGAGTCCGTCGAGTGGCCGATGAACTCACCCGAGAAGTTCACCCGCATGGGCATCGACCCACCAGCCGGTGTGCTGCTCTACGGCCCACCCGGCACGGGCAAGACGCTCATCGCGAAAGCCGTCGCAAACGAGACGAACGCGAACTTCATCTCGGTGCGCGGCCCGCAGCTGCTCTCTAAGTGGGTCGGCGAATCTGAGAAGGCCATCCGTCAGACCTTCCGCAAGGCGCGGCAGGTCGCCCCGACGGTCATCTTCTTCGACGAACTCGACAGCCTCGCGCCAAGCCGTGGCCGCGACGTGGGCTCGAACGTCTCAGAGCGCGTCGTCAACCAGCTCCTGACGGAACTGGACGGCCTCGAAGACCGTGGCAACGTCATGGTCATCGCCGCGACCAATCGCCCGGACATGATCGACCCCGCGCTCATCCGCTCGGGTCGCTTCGACCGCCTCGTCCTCATCGGCGAGCCAAGCGAAGAAGGCCGCGAGGAAATCTTAGAAATCCACACGAAGAACATGCCGCTCGCCGCGGACGTGAGCCTCAAAGAAATCGCCGAGATTACCGAGGGCTACGTCGGCTCCGACCTCGAATCCATCGCGCGTGAAGCCGCCATCCAGGCGCTGCGCGAGGACGACGACGCGGACGTCGTGGAGATGCGCCACTTCCGCAAGGCCATGGAGAACGTCCGCCCGACCATCAACGACGACATGATGGAGTACTTCGAGCGCATGAAAGACGAGTTCAAGGGCGGTGCGACGGAGCCGACTGCGGGTCGGCACTCCAGAATCGGCTTCCAATAG